The genomic stretch GAAATCCGATCAGTGGCGGTTTCAGCTGTTTTCCGAAAAAATCGTTTGATGTCGCCGGACCGGTCCTCGCCTAATGGTAATTATCTGATATTAAGGGATTTTTTGAGCCCAGGTGAAGCGTTATCTCCAAAATGCCGACAGCGACTGGTTCAAACGGCGCCTCAGCGGTGTTATCATCTGTGCGGTCGCCGCTTTCGTCCTCCTGATGGTGCGGGCGTTTCACCTGCAGGTCCTGCAAGGAGAAGAACTCCGGCGCCTGTCGGCCAACAACTGCATCCGGTTGCAGGGCATCGACGCCCCCCGCGGGCTGATATT from Desulfobacteraceae bacterium encodes the following:
- a CDS encoding penicillin-binding protein 2, which encodes MKRYLQNADSDWFKRRLSGVIICAVAAFVLLMVRAFHLQVLQGEELRRLSANNCIRLQGIDAPRGLIFDRHGRRLVDNRPAFDVGVILKDARPLEQTLARLAGYLHLEEVELRDRLARRNGEAAYKPVIVERDIS